From one Neorhizobium galegae genomic stretch:
- a CDS encoding glycosyltransferase family A protein — MIEKSAFIVGAARDCEEGLLQTLPRLSRLQQSFTRTKFFIVTNDSKDGTEKVLRQWAEANHDAHIQNVDGLAANVAKRTPRLAIARNLYMTALRDDLQRGIHHDLLIVLDLDGVNANLVEEPGLSNAINSAPDDWAGLFANQRDWYYDIWALRHPSWCPTDCWKEVREAGRARFNRKKKIKAAIEEFVTGRQKKISPQDKPIPVQSAFGGFGIYRTEFLQQSLYLGLDSQGEEVCEHVALNEFIGRQGGKLYIVPSLLNDTPLEHVPGR, encoded by the coding sequence ATGATCGAGAAGTCAGCATTCATAGTGGGCGCCGCGCGAGATTGCGAAGAAGGCCTACTTCAAACTCTACCTCGCCTCAGTCGCCTGCAGCAAAGTTTTACGAGAACAAAGTTCTTCATCGTCACCAACGATTCCAAAGATGGCACCGAAAAAGTCCTGAGGCAGTGGGCCGAAGCGAATCACGATGCGCACATACAAAATGTTGATGGATTGGCGGCAAATGTAGCCAAAAGGACGCCGAGATTGGCTATTGCAAGAAATTTGTACATGACTGCGTTGCGCGATGACTTACAAAGAGGCATCCACCACGACCTGCTAATAGTTTTAGACCTCGACGGCGTTAACGCCAATCTCGTGGAAGAACCTGGGCTTTCCAACGCCATCAACTCGGCGCCGGATGATTGGGCCGGCCTCTTTGCCAACCAACGTGACTGGTATTACGACATCTGGGCCTTGCGCCACCCTTCATGGTGCCCGACCGACTGCTGGAAAGAAGTCCGCGAGGCGGGGCGAGCGAGATTCAACAGGAAAAAGAAGATCAAGGCCGCAATCGAGGAGTTCGTAACCGGACGTCAAAAGAAAATATCCCCTCAGGATAAACCTATCCCGGTACAATCAGCATTCGGCGGCTTTGGAATTTATCGAACCGAGTTCCTCCAGCAGAGCCTGTATCTTGGGTTGGATAGTCAGGGCGAGGAGGTGTGTGAGCACGTCGCCTTGAACGAGTTTATTGGTCGCCAGGGAGGTAAGCTCTATATCGTCCCCAGCCTCTTGAACGACACTCCCCTTGAGCACGTTCCCGGACGGTAG
- a CDS encoding WbqC family protein, which yields MKKVAIVQSNYIPWKGYFDMIAAVDEFILYDDMQYTRRDWRNRNQIKTPQGVQWLTVPVRVKGKYHQKIRETEIEGTDWATAHWKSLVQNYRRTPHFGEIAVWLEPLYLNEPPSHLSQLNRRFIEAICGYLSIQTMISNSWDYTLVEGKTERLADLCAQAGGTEYLSGPAAKEYVDEGVFKERGIALKWFDYTGYREYPQLWGDFVHGVTILDLLFNCGRNFQTYVKYMK from the coding sequence ATGAAAAAAGTGGCTATCGTTCAGTCCAACTATATCCCGTGGAAGGGCTATTTCGACATGATCGCGGCGGTGGATGAGTTCATACTCTACGATGACATGCAGTACACGCGACGCGATTGGCGCAATCGGAATCAGATCAAGACGCCTCAAGGGGTTCAATGGCTCACTGTTCCCGTTCGGGTTAAGGGGAAATACCACCAGAAAATCCGGGAAACCGAGATCGAAGGCACCGACTGGGCGACCGCCCACTGGAAGAGCCTGGTCCAGAATTATCGCCGCACTCCCCATTTCGGAGAAATCGCTGTGTGGTTGGAGCCCCTTTACCTGAACGAGCCACCAAGTCATCTCTCGCAGCTCAACCGCCGATTCATTGAGGCAATCTGCGGCTATCTTTCAATCCAAACTATGATTTCCAATTCATGGGACTATACCTTAGTGGAAGGGAAGACAGAACGTCTGGCTGACCTCTGTGCTCAAGCGGGTGGCACAGAATACCTATCTGGCCCCGCAGCAAAAGAATACGTAGATGAGGGAGTATTCAAAGAACGGGGAATAGCACTTAAATGGTTCGACTACACGGGCTACCGAGAATATCCCCAGCTCTGGGGTGATTTCGTTCATGGCGTTACAATTCTTGACCTCCTCTTTAATTGCGGTAGAAACTTCCAAACTTACGTGAAGTACATGAAATAG
- a CDS encoding class I SAM-dependent methyltransferase — translation MAESRDEILKDVANYYAGRIAEHGQTAAGVDWNSQAGQFMRFNQLLKVVDASQPYSIADIGCGYGALLDHLAQLGHATRYVGVDIALPMIEAARSRFAASPGVTFRLGNSPGEIVDYSVASGIFNVRLGRTDEEWLAYLIEALDMMNATSRKGFSFNCLTSYSDADRMRSDLYYANPPDLFDLCKRRYSRQVALLHDYELYEFTIIVRKQL, via the coding sequence TTGGCTGAATCGAGGGATGAGATACTGAAGGATGTGGCGAATTATTACGCCGGAAGGATCGCCGAACATGGCCAGACCGCAGCAGGCGTGGATTGGAACAGCCAAGCCGGCCAGTTCATGCGATTTAATCAACTACTTAAAGTGGTCGACGCCTCGCAACCTTATTCCATCGCCGATATAGGGTGTGGCTACGGCGCATTGCTGGACCACCTTGCGCAGCTGGGCCACGCTACCCGTTACGTGGGCGTCGACATCGCTCTGCCGATGATTGAAGCAGCGCGTTCGCGCTTCGCCGCATCACCGGGTGTCACATTCAGGTTGGGCAACTCGCCAGGCGAGATCGTTGATTATTCCGTAGCGTCCGGGATTTTCAATGTGCGGCTCGGGCGGACCGACGAGGAGTGGCTTGCGTATTTGATTGAAGCGCTGGACATGATGAACGCGACGAGCCGAAAGGGGTTTTCCTTCAATTGTTTGACGTCCTATTCAGACGCAGACCGGATGCGGAGCGATCTATATTATGCCAATCCGCCGGATCTATTTGATCTTTGCAAGCGCCGGTATTCCCGACAGGTGGCCTTGTTGCATGACTATGAGCTATACGAGTTTACGATCATCGTGAGGAAGCAGCTATGA
- a CDS encoding ABC transporter ATP-binding protein, whose amino-acid sequence MNGKKSRTSHLDSGAVTSVLKRVIAENGRDHIRGYAFAIFCLIATAMSTAFTAWIMESVVNEAFANKRADMVLVICFAIFAAFVIRGLATYGQAVTLSKIGNNIVARYQQRLYSHLMKLSVGFFAESRSAQLAGQIGQNIGGIRDVLNLVVTSTARDLLTLASLIIVMISKDWVLSLIVFAVAPPLILAIRYLSQRLRSVTREAVEVSSKVLGAMQETIQGITVVKAFTMEQQLEAKVRRIIETSERQSNRIARLSERTAPLTETFAGVAISSVIGYAAFRSIYDDVAPGAFFAFITALLMAYDPARRLARMQVQLERSVINARMIYSLLDMQPLQRENPNAPDLVVTKAQIELKGVVFAYGSGQPILKGVDLVAEGGKTTALVGPSGAGKSTIISLIPRFYDPAEGQILIDGQDIAHVTKASLRHSLAYVTQQPYLFEGTIRDNIRYGRPEATDADVEEAARLAHAHEFILMQPAGYETPVGENGMTLSGGQRQRLSIARALVRNAPILLLDEATSALDNESEAAVQRALDSAMHGRTVVVIAHRLSTVVNADKIIVMHEGRAVEEGTHQELANRKEGLYARLNNLKAPDGARTEIA is encoded by the coding sequence TTGAACGGCAAAAAAAGCAGGACGAGCCACCTGGATTCGGGCGCTGTGACCAGCGTCCTCAAGCGGGTGATCGCCGAAAACGGCAGGGATCATATCCGCGGTTATGCCTTTGCGATCTTCTGCCTGATCGCGACAGCCATGTCCACCGCCTTCACGGCATGGATCATGGAGTCGGTCGTCAACGAGGCTTTTGCCAACAAACGGGCCGACATGGTGCTCGTCATCTGCTTTGCGATCTTTGCAGCCTTCGTCATTCGCGGCCTGGCCACCTACGGGCAGGCGGTGACGCTGTCCAAGATCGGCAACAATATCGTCGCTCGCTATCAGCAGCGTCTCTATTCGCATCTCATGAAGCTTTCGGTCGGCTTTTTCGCGGAATCGCGATCAGCCCAACTCGCCGGGCAGATCGGCCAGAATATCGGCGGCATAAGGGACGTCCTCAACCTGGTGGTCACATCGACCGCGCGCGATCTGCTGACGCTGGCGTCGTTGATCATCGTGATGATTTCCAAGGACTGGGTTCTCTCGCTGATCGTGTTTGCGGTGGCGCCGCCGCTCATTCTTGCGATCCGCTACCTGTCGCAGCGGCTGCGCAGTGTGACGCGCGAAGCCGTCGAGGTGAGCAGTAAGGTGCTGGGCGCCATGCAGGAAACGATCCAGGGCATTACCGTCGTCAAAGCATTCACCATGGAACAACAGCTGGAAGCCAAGGTCCGGCGCATCATCGAAACGTCCGAAAGACAGAGCAACCGGATTGCCCGCCTGTCCGAACGCACCGCACCGCTCACCGAGACATTTGCCGGCGTGGCGATCTCCAGCGTGATCGGTTATGCCGCCTTCCGTTCGATCTATGACGATGTTGCCCCCGGCGCCTTCTTCGCCTTCATCACGGCCTTGCTGATGGCCTACGATCCCGCCCGCCGGCTGGCCCGGATGCAGGTGCAGCTCGAACGATCCGTCATCAACGCCCGGATGATCTACAGTCTGCTCGACATGCAGCCGTTGCAGCGGGAAAATCCGAATGCCCCCGACCTTGTCGTCACCAAGGCGCAGATCGAACTGAAGGGCGTCGTGTTCGCCTATGGCAGCGGCCAGCCGATCCTCAAGGGGGTAGACCTCGTCGCGGAAGGCGGCAAGACCACCGCCCTGGTCGGCCCGTCGGGCGCCGGCAAGTCGACGATCATCTCGCTGATCCCGCGTTTCTACGATCCGGCCGAAGGCCAGATCCTGATCGACGGACAGGACATAGCCCATGTGACCAAGGCCTCGCTGCGCCACAGCCTGGCCTATGTCACGCAGCAACCCTATCTGTTCGAAGGAACAATCCGCGACAACATCCGCTATGGACGGCCCGAAGCGACCGATGCCGACGTCGAGGAGGCCGCCCGCCTCGCCCATGCCCACGAGTTCATACTCATGCAGCCGGCGGGTTACGAAACACCGGTCGGCGAAAACGGCATGACCCTCTCCGGCGGCCAGCGCCAGCGTCTGTCGATCGCACGCGCGCTCGTGCGCAACGCACCGATCCTTCTTCTCGACGAAGCCACCTCGGCGCTCGATAACGAATCCGAAGCCGCCGTGCAAAGGGCGCTCGATTCGGCCATGCACGGGCGCACCGTCGTCGTCATCGCCCATCGCCTCTCGACCGTCGTCAACGCCGACAAGATCATCGTCATGCACGAAGGACGGGCAGTCGAAGAAGGCACCCACCAGGAGCTTGCCAACCGAAAGGAAGGCCTATACGCCCGCCTCAACAATCTAAAGGCGCCGGACGGCGCTCGAACTGAAATAGCCTGA
- the rffA gene encoding dTDP-4-amino-4,6-dideoxygalactose transaminase, with amino-acid sequence MSEKIPFNRPFMTGKELYYIAEAKFGNMLAGDGPFTKRCHEWLKNKSGCVKPLLTHSCTAALEMAALLLDIEPGDEIIMPSYTFVSTANAFVLRGGVPVFVDIREDTLNLDERLIESAITSRTRAIAPVHYAGVACEMDTILSIAKRHGLKVVEDAAQGVMAAYKGRALGSIGDLGAYSFHETKNVISGEGGALLVNDPALAVRAEIIREKGTDRGRFFRGEVDKYTWQEVGSSFLPGELIAAFLCAQLEEAERITNHRLGIWQHYHTLLEPLEAKGLLRRPIVPDECQHNAHMYYVLLAPEIDRQKVLSELKRSDIFSVFHYVPLHSSPAGKRYGRTQGDLQVTNIQSERLVRLPLWVDLTAEQQEHVVRVLKDAIG; translated from the coding sequence GTGAGCGAGAAAATCCCGTTCAACCGGCCGTTCATGACCGGTAAAGAGCTATACTACATCGCGGAAGCGAAGTTCGGCAACATGCTTGCTGGTGACGGGCCTTTCACGAAGCGTTGCCACGAATGGCTGAAAAACAAGAGTGGATGCGTCAAACCGCTGCTGACGCACTCATGCACCGCCGCCCTGGAGATGGCGGCATTGCTTCTCGACATCGAGCCCGGTGACGAGATCATCATGCCTTCGTACACGTTCGTCTCGACGGCCAATGCGTTCGTGCTGCGCGGCGGCGTTCCGGTGTTCGTTGATATCCGGGAAGACACTTTGAACCTGGACGAACGCCTGATCGAGTCGGCTATCACCTCGCGCACTCGCGCCATTGCCCCGGTTCATTATGCGGGTGTCGCCTGCGAGATGGACACCATCTTGAGCATAGCCAAACGCCATGGCCTCAAGGTCGTGGAAGATGCGGCGCAGGGCGTGATGGCAGCCTATAAAGGCCGGGCACTGGGCAGCATTGGCGATCTCGGGGCCTACAGCTTTCACGAAACCAAGAATGTAATTTCAGGGGAAGGCGGAGCCCTGCTGGTGAACGACCCCGCTTTGGCGGTGCGTGCCGAAATTATCCGGGAAAAAGGCACGGACCGCGGACGTTTTTTCCGGGGTGAGGTCGATAAATACACTTGGCAGGAGGTCGGTTCTTCGTTCTTGCCGGGCGAGCTGATCGCGGCTTTCCTATGTGCCCAGCTTGAAGAAGCCGAGCGCATCACCAATCACCGCTTGGGCATCTGGCAACATTATCACACGCTTCTTGAACCGCTCGAGGCTAAAGGACTGCTTCGCCGGCCCATCGTTCCGGACGAATGCCAGCACAATGCCCACATGTATTACGTTTTGCTGGCGCCGGAGATCGATCGCCAGAAGGTACTTAGTGAGCTGAAGAGAAGCGATATCTTCTCGGTCTTCCACTATGTGCCCCTGCACTCTTCGCCCGCCGGAAAACGGTATGGCCGCACACAGGGCGACTTGCAGGTGACCAACATCCAGTCGGAAAGGCTGGTGCGTTTGCCCTTGTGGGTTGATCTGACTGCTGAGCAGCAGGAACACGTTGTCAGGGTTTTGAAAGATGCCATCGGCTGA
- a CDS encoding IS3 family transposase (programmed frameshift), whose product MKTSRFSEPQILGILRQAEGGVPVPELCREHGMSTASFYKWRARYGGMDASMISQMKALEEENRRLKKMYVEMSMQADLLKEALGKKVTRPSQRREMAGKAVALHGVSIALACRTFGVSETCYRYSRKLNDENEQIADLLIGLTRAKKTWGFGLCFLYLRNVRGYRWNHKRVYRIYRELELNLRIKPRKRLKRDKPDALAVPEAPNLVWSMDFMADRLEDGRQFRLLNVLDDFNREGLGIEVDFSLPAERVIRSLNQLIEWRGKPFAIRVDNGPEYVSGKLMGWPETQGIALSHIQPGKPQQNAYVERYNRTVRHEWLDQYIIESIEEAQEFATQWLWTYNNERPNMGIGGITPAQKLKIAA is encoded by the exons ATGAAGACGAGCAGATTTAGCGAACCCCAAATCCTTGGGATTTTGCGTCAGGCTGAAGGCGGCGTTCCGGTACCGGAGCTGTGCCGGGAACATGGCATGAGCACGGCGTCGTTTTACAAGTGGCGGGCGAGGTACGGCGGCATGGATGCCTCGATGATCAGCCAGATGAAGGCTTTGGAAGAGGAGAACCGACGGCTTAAGAAGATGTATGTTGAGATGAGCATGCAGGCCGACCTTCTGAAGGAGGCTCTGGGGAA AAAAGTGACGCGGCCGTCTCAACGCCGGGAGATGGCCGGGAAAGCAGTGGCGTTACATGGGGTCAGCATTGCGCTGGCCTGCCGCACCTTTGGTGTCAGTGAGACCTGCTATCGTTACAGCCGCAAGCTGAACGATGAGAACGAGCAGATCGCCGACCTGCTGATCGGTCTGACGCGGGCGAAGAAGACTTGGGGCTTCGGCCTGTGCTTCCTTTACCTGCGCAATGTCCGGGGGTATCGCTGGAACCACAAGCGCGTATATCGCATCTACCGCGAGCTGGAATTGAATCTCAGGATCAAGCCACGCAAGCGATTGAAGCGGGACAAGCCCGATGCCTTGGCCGTGCCGGAAGCGCCGAACCTGGTTTGGTCCATGGATTTCATGGCGGATCGTCTGGAAGACGGTAGGCAATTCCGGCTGTTGAATGTCTTGGACGACTTCAACCGCGAGGGGCTGGGCATCGAAGTCGATTTTTCGCTACCTGCTGAACGCGTCATCCGCAGTCTCAACCAACTCATCGAGTGGCGCGGCAAACCGTTCGCCATTCGTGTGGATAATGGACCTGAATATGTCAGTGGCAAATTGATGGGATGGCCCGAAACGCAAGGAATTGCCTTGAGCCACATCCAGCCCGGAAAGCCGCAACAGAATGCCTATGTCGAGCGCTACAACCGCACCGTCCGACATGAATGGCTCGACCAATACATCATCGAAAGCATCGAGGAGGCACAGGAATTCGCGACGCAGTGGCTATGGACGTACAACAACGAACGGCCTAATATGGGCATCGGCGGCATCACGCCCGCACAGAAACTGAAAATAGCTGCGTGA
- the rfbA gene encoding glucose-1-phosphate thymidylyltransferase RfbA translates to MKAIVLAGGAGSRLYPLTQVSSKQLQAVFDKPMIYYPLTVLIASGVREFCLVATPHDLPRYQNLLGDGSQWGVAIQYREQPRPEGIAQAFLIAADFVGSDDVILMLGDNIFSGGDDFPRAVSSFTGGATIFAYHVKDPERYGVVEFDRNGKAISIEEKPQHPKSSYAVPGVYVYDNSVLDIAKAVKPSIRGELEITDINLEYLRLGKLQVRRLSRGFAWLDAGTSTALHEASSYIEAIERRQGVKIGCPEEAALVRGFLSIAQFETLIERMPACEYSDYLRGVADEWHRLQEDEQ, encoded by the coding sequence ATGAAAGCGATTGTTCTTGCTGGCGGCGCGGGCTCGCGCCTGTATCCTCTGACGCAAGTCTCCAGTAAGCAGCTCCAGGCTGTTTTCGACAAGCCTATGATCTATTACCCTCTGACTGTTCTGATTGCGTCAGGGGTCAGGGAATTCTGTCTCGTTGCGACGCCGCATGACTTGCCTCGGTATCAGAATTTGCTTGGGGATGGCAGCCAGTGGGGAGTAGCAATCCAGTATCGCGAGCAGCCGAGGCCGGAAGGGATTGCACAGGCATTTTTGATTGCGGCGGATTTTGTGGGCTCCGATGATGTGATCCTGATGCTGGGCGACAATATCTTTTCCGGTGGGGACGACTTCCCTCGGGCGGTCTCCAGCTTTACGGGTGGCGCAACAATTTTCGCTTACCATGTCAAGGACCCCGAGCGCTATGGCGTGGTGGAGTTCGACCGGAACGGAAAGGCAATCTCCATTGAAGAGAAGCCCCAGCATCCCAAAAGCAGCTACGCCGTCCCTGGTGTGTATGTCTACGATAACAGCGTGCTGGACATTGCGAAGGCGGTAAAACCATCCATCCGCGGTGAGCTGGAAATAACGGACATCAATCTGGAGTACCTGAGGCTCGGCAAGCTACAGGTGCGGCGCTTGAGCCGCGGTTTTGCCTGGCTTGACGCCGGCACCAGTACCGCGCTGCATGAAGCCTCTTCCTACATCGAGGCGATCGAGCGACGGCAAGGCGTGAAAATCGGTTGTCCGGAAGAGGCGGCCCTGGTGAGAGGGTTCCTCAGCATTGCCCAATTTGAAACCTTGATCGAGCGCATGCCGGCATGCGAGTACAGCGACTATCTGCGCGGCGTCGCCGACGAGTGGCACAGGCTTCAAGAGGATGAGCAGTGA
- a CDS encoding FkbM family methyltransferase, translating into MVKLRLPFKKKPVSPYTALNELDRKIEKYLDYDNGFYVELGANNGIRQSNTYYFEKKRGWSGVLIEPSPNNFLECRRNRSEKNSIFCNACVSFDYPHKYVDMSYGNLMSVSTNVDLDLESVTDHLEQSRQFLRNQEATFEFGAVAKPLSTILEEAKAPALMDLLSLDVEGAEYEVLRGVDFDRHNFKFIVIECWKTERITSLLEATGYVLQDQLSHHDYLFKLNRTPTV; encoded by the coding sequence ATGGTAAAACTTCGTCTTCCTTTCAAGAAGAAGCCCGTTAGCCCGTATACTGCCCTCAACGAGCTGGATCGGAAGATCGAGAAGTATCTCGACTACGACAACGGTTTCTATGTGGAGTTGGGTGCCAATAATGGCATACGGCAATCAAACACATATTACTTCGAGAAGAAGCGAGGGTGGAGCGGCGTCCTGATCGAGCCCTCTCCGAACAACTTTCTCGAATGCCGGAGGAACCGAAGCGAGAAAAACTCGATCTTCTGCAACGCGTGCGTCAGCTTTGACTATCCGCACAAGTATGTGGACATGAGTTACGGCAATCTGATGAGCGTTTCGACGAATGTCGATCTTGATCTGGAAAGTGTCACAGATCACCTCGAGCAATCTCGTCAGTTTCTAAGAAATCAAGAAGCAACCTTCGAGTTCGGCGCCGTGGCCAAGCCGCTCAGCACGATCCTGGAAGAAGCCAAAGCTCCAGCGTTGATGGACTTGCTCTCGTTGGATGTTGAGGGCGCCGAATACGAAGTTCTCAGGGGAGTGGACTTCGACCGTCACAATTTCAAATTCATTGTTATCGAGTGCTGGAAGACTGAGAGGATTACGAGCTTGCTAGAGGCCACGGGTTATGTTCTGCAGGATCAGCTGAGCCATCACGACTACCTCTTCAAGCTGAACAGAACGCCAACGGTATGA
- a CDS encoding class I SAM-dependent methyltransferase, with amino-acid sequence MVRSKITGGTTTLLFKARVLNKYEVSYFRCDETGFIQTEEPYWLDEAYSSAITKLDVGIVSRNVQLSGELSRMIAAAGFKQNGQFLDYAGGYGLFTRLMRDAGYDFYHTDKYTENLFAEFFDLDAFAQTPDFEMVTALEVFEHLPDPVAEVSQMLTYADSIAFSTKLQPKNDIRTVGDWWYFIPETGQHVSLFNEASLRVLGKKLGLNFYSDGSSLHLLTKRALPAHPFKSREPFIIRKARKLIDKFDRTKAGGRRSLIQSDWERIRQIISG; translated from the coding sequence ATGGTGAGAAGCAAAATAACGGGCGGCACTACTACCTTGCTGTTCAAGGCACGCGTCCTGAACAAGTACGAGGTATCCTACTTCAGGTGTGACGAAACCGGTTTCATCCAGACCGAAGAGCCCTACTGGCTAGATGAGGCATACTCATCCGCGATTACGAAGCTTGATGTAGGTATCGTCAGCCGTAACGTGCAATTATCCGGGGAGCTGTCTCGGATGATCGCCGCCGCAGGCTTCAAGCAGAACGGCCAGTTTCTCGATTACGCGGGTGGATACGGCCTCTTCACCCGACTTATGCGTGATGCGGGGTATGATTTTTACCACACCGATAAGTACACGGAGAACCTGTTTGCCGAGTTCTTCGACCTTGATGCATTCGCCCAAACTCCGGACTTCGAAATGGTTACGGCGCTGGAAGTTTTCGAACACCTCCCAGACCCCGTCGCGGAAGTGTCGCAGATGCTGACTTATGCGGACAGCATTGCCTTCTCGACTAAGCTTCAGCCGAAGAATGATATCAGGACCGTCGGCGACTGGTGGTATTTCATACCCGAGACCGGTCAACACGTTTCGCTTTTCAACGAAGCGTCTCTTCGCGTTCTCGGGAAGAAGCTCGGCCTGAATTTTTATAGCGATGGAAGCTCCCTCCATCTCCTCACCAAGCGCGCGCTCCCGGCCCACCCGTTCAAGAGCCGCGAACCTTTTATTATACGCAAGGCGCGCAAGTTGATCGATAAATTCGACCGAACGAAAGCCGGTGGTCGTAGGAGCCTCATTCAGAGTGACTGGGAGCGCATCCGGCAGATTATCTCCGGTTGA
- a CDS encoding glycosyltransferase family 2 protein: MDTIEEFIQRALAAGEAVSDDIEIVIVDDGSPDGSVNIVRRWVELDPRISLVCLSRNFGHHRAMLVGLEHAQGDLVFLIDSDLEEPPELLSEMSCVLLEKAVDCVYGLQESRKGGRIERISGHIFYWLFSVLSEVRIPENVSTMRLMTRRYVTTLLKFRDKNPVFVPLSILAGYPQASFSFVKASTSDTTYSLGRRVALTALAITTFSAKPLMLMLGFSLIMAFLGIVYGAFVVFHAMTGPIQDGWSSLMAVVVFFFSLNAVFTGLMGLYVKQILEEVKDRPRTIVQEIYSQRRYLQD; the protein is encoded by the coding sequence ATGGACACGATCGAGGAGTTCATCCAACGGGCCTTGGCCGCGGGTGAGGCGGTTTCGGATGACATCGAAATTGTGATTGTCGATGATGGTAGTCCGGACGGCTCGGTGAACATTGTTCGAAGATGGGTTGAGCTCGACCCTCGGATATCGCTGGTGTGCTTGAGCAGAAACTTCGGCCATCATAGAGCGATGTTGGTGGGGTTGGAACATGCTCAGGGTGATCTGGTATTCCTGATTGACAGCGATCTGGAGGAGCCACCCGAATTGCTTTCGGAAATGTCGTGTGTTTTGCTGGAAAAGGCGGTGGACTGCGTCTACGGACTGCAGGAAAGCCGGAAAGGCGGCCGGATCGAGCGGATATCCGGACATATATTCTATTGGCTTTTCTCTGTATTGAGCGAAGTCCGCATACCCGAAAACGTATCGACAATGCGATTAATGACCCGCCGCTATGTTACCACTCTACTTAAATTCCGGGACAAGAACCCGGTGTTCGTTCCACTGAGCATTCTTGCTGGTTATCCCCAGGCATCCTTCAGTTTTGTCAAAGCCAGCACTTCGGATACGACCTATTCGTTGGGGCGACGAGTTGCTCTGACTGCTCTTGCTATAACGACGTTCTCGGCAAAACCCCTGATGTTAATGCTGGGCTTCAGTTTAATAATGGCTTTCCTGGGTATTGTTTACGGCGCCTTTGTAGTCTTCCATGCGATGACTGGTCCAATTCAAGACGGATGGTCATCTCTTATGGCCGTCGTCGTATTTTTCTTCAGTCTAAATGCTGTTTTTACCGGATTGATGGGCCTTTATGTGAAGCAGATATTGGAGGAAGTGAAGGATAGACCCCGCACGATTGTTCAGGAAATTTATTCTCAACGACGTTATTTGCAGGACTAA
- the rfbB gene encoding dTDP-glucose 4,6-dehydratase, with protein sequence MPSADPSRASTGKKILVTGGAGFIGSAVVRHIIQNTCDLVVNVDKLTYAGNLENLVQVDCSDRYAFEQVDICNRAELERIFAQHSPDAIMHLAAESHVDRSIDGPAAFIETNILGTYVLLEVSRTYWQGLAGQRKQAFRFHHVSTDEVYGDLPHPADTDDAKLHLFTETAPYAPSSPYSASKASSDHLVRAWMRTYGLPVVVTNCSNNYGPYHFPEKLIPLVILNALEGKPLPVYGNGDQIRDWLYVEDHARALHKVITEGEVGETYNIGGHNEKQNIEVVQTLCDVLQELSPPDPTLPIQAYRALITHVQDRPGHDRRYAIDASKIQRELGWQPTETFETGIRKTVQWYLGNLDWCHRVQAGRYQRERLGQIR encoded by the coding sequence ATGCCATCGGCTGACCCATCAAGAGCATCGACGGGAAAGAAAATTCTGGTTACCGGCGGAGCCGGTTTTATCGGTTCGGCGGTAGTCCGCCACATCATCCAGAATACCTGCGACTTGGTGGTCAACGTCGACAAACTGACCTATGCCGGAAACCTGGAGAATTTGGTCCAGGTTGATTGCTCAGACCGCTACGCGTTCGAGCAAGTCGATATATGCAACCGCGCCGAGCTAGAACGGATATTTGCTCAGCATAGCCCGGATGCCATCATGCACCTGGCGGCCGAGAGCCACGTGGACCGTTCCATCGACGGTCCGGCAGCCTTTATAGAAACCAATATCCTAGGCACCTATGTTTTACTGGAGGTGTCTCGCACTTACTGGCAGGGATTAGCCGGTCAGCGTAAGCAGGCTTTCCGTTTTCATCACGTCTCCACGGATGAGGTTTATGGCGACCTGCCGCACCCGGCTGATACTGACGATGCGAAACTTCATCTCTTTACAGAAACGGCCCCCTACGCTCCCAGCAGCCCTTACTCGGCCAGCAAGGCCAGCTCTGACCACCTGGTTCGCGCCTGGATGCGAACCTATGGTCTGCCGGTTGTGGTGACCAACTGCTCCAACAATTACGGGCCCTACCACTTCCCGGAAAAATTGATCCCGTTGGTGATCCTCAATGCGCTGGAAGGAAAGCCGTTGCCGGTCTATGGCAATGGCGATCAGATACGTGACTGGCTATACGTCGAAGACCATGCGCGAGCCCTCCATAAGGTGATCACCGAAGGCGAGGTCGGCGAGACCTACAATATCGGCGGCCACAACGAAAAACAGAATATCGAGGTCGTTCAGACCCTCTGCGACGTCCTGCAAGAATTGTCGCCTCCGGATCCTACACTCCCTATCCAGGCATACCGGGCGCTCATCACGCACGTGCAGGATCGCCCGGGGCACGACCGCCGCTACGCCATTGATGCCAGCAAAATCCAGCGCGAGTTGGGTTGGCAACCGACTGAGACTTTTGAGACGGGCATCCGAAAGACCGTGCAATGGTATCTCGGCAACCTCGATTGGTGCCACCGCGTACAGGCTGGCAGATATCAGCGGGAACGTCTGGGGCAGATTCGATAG